A genomic segment from Neisseria perflava encodes:
- a CDS encoding NADH-quinone oxidoreductase subunit J, translated as MTFSAILFYILAAIVLYGAVRTVTAKNPVHAALHLVLTFCVSAMLWMLMQAEFLGVTLVVVYVGAVMVLFLFVVMMLNIDIEEMRAGFWRHAPVAGVVGTLLAVTLILILVNPKTDLAAFGLMKDIPADYNNIRDLGSRIYTDYLLPFELAAVLLLLGMVAAIALVHRKTVNPKRMDPADQVKVRADQGRMRLVKMEAVKPQVESAEESEVSDGLKPEGEGKA; from the coding sequence ATGACTTTTTCTGCGATTCTGTTCTATATTCTTGCCGCTATCGTTTTGTACGGTGCGGTTCGTACCGTCACCGCTAAAAACCCTGTTCACGCCGCTTTGCATCTGGTGCTGACCTTCTGCGTGAGCGCGATGCTTTGGATGCTGATGCAGGCCGAATTCTTGGGCGTGACGCTGGTGGTGGTTTACGTCGGCGCCGTGATGGTGTTGTTCTTGTTCGTTGTAATGATGTTGAACATCGACATTGAGGAAATGCGCGCCGGTTTCTGGCGTCATGCGCCTGTTGCCGGTGTGGTTGGCACATTGTTGGCGGTTACCCTGATCCTGATTTTGGTCAACCCGAAAACCGACCTTGCCGCATTTGGCCTGATGAAAGACATTCCGGCCGATTACAACAATATCCGCGATTTGGGCAGCCGTATTTATACCGACTATCTGTTGCCGTTTGAATTGGCGGCGGTATTGCTGCTGTTGGGTATGGTAGCCGCGATTGCTCTGGTTCACCGTAAAACGGTTAATCCGAAACGCATGGATCCTGCCGACCAAGTTAAAGTACGCGCCGATCAAGGCCGTATGCGTCTGGTGAAAATGGAAGCGGTCAAACCGCAAGTCGAATCTGCCGAAGAAAGCGAAGTTTCAGACGGCCTCAAGCCGGAAGGGGAGGGCAAAGCATGA
- a CDS encoding GFA family protein: MKAQCLCGAVSLETAENRELHACHCGKCRTWGSGASFTLAARSPEITGSEHIAHYQSSEWAQRCFCKHCGTHLFVQVGNDYYINAGLFADNAGFETTSQIFIDCKAPYYDLANDTPKLTEAEFLEMVGAAG, from the coding sequence ATGAAAGCTCAATGCCTGTGCGGCGCAGTATCACTGGAAACCGCCGAAAACCGCGAACTCCACGCCTGCCATTGCGGGAAATGCCGCACATGGGGCAGCGGCGCGTCTTTTACTTTGGCCGCCCGGTCGCCCGAAATCACAGGCAGCGAGCACATCGCGCATTATCAGTCGTCCGAATGGGCGCAACGCTGTTTTTGCAAACACTGCGGCACACACCTGTTTGTGCAGGTTGGCAACGATTATTACATCAACGCCGGGCTGTTTGCCGACAACGCGGGCTTTGAAACTACCTCACAAATCTTTATTGATTGCAAAGCTCCGTATTATGACTTGGCCAACGATACCCCGAAGCTGACCGAAGCCGAGTTTTTAGAAATGGTGGGCGCGGCAGGTTAA
- the nuoK gene encoding NADH-quinone oxidoreductase subunit NuoK — protein sequence MITLTHYLVLGALLFGISAMGIFMNRKNVLVLLMSIELMLLAVNFNFIAFSQHLGDTAGQIFVFFVLTVAAAESAIGLAIMVLVYRNRQTINVADLDELKG from the coding sequence ATGATTACCTTGACGCATTATTTGGTATTGGGTGCGCTCCTGTTCGGTATCAGCGCAATGGGTATCTTTATGAACCGCAAAAACGTGCTGGTATTGCTGATGTCCATCGAGCTGATGCTCTTGGCGGTGAACTTCAACTTTATCGCCTTTTCGCAACATCTAGGCGATACCGCCGGACAGATTTTCGTATTCTTCGTACTGACCGTTGCTGCTGCCGAATCCGCCATCGGTTTGGCGATTATGGTGCTGGTGTATCGCAACCGACAAACGATTAATGTTGCCGATTTGGACGAGTTGAAAGGGTAG
- the nuoH gene encoding NADH-quinone oxidoreductase subunit NuoH, whose amino-acid sequence MQEWFQNLFAATLGLGDLGITVGLVVSVIVKIVIILIPLILTVAYLTYFERKVIGFMQLRVGPNVTGPWGLIQPFADVFKLLFKEVTRPKLSNKALFYIGPIMSLAPSFAAWAVIPFNEEWVLTNINIGLLYILMITSLSVYGVIIAGWASNSKYSFLGAMRASAQSISYEIAMSAALVCVVMVSGSMNFSDIVAAQAKGIAGGSVFSWNWLPLFPIFIVYLISAVAETNRAPFDVAEGESEIVAGHHVEYSGFAFALFFLAEYIFMILIAALTSLMFLGGWLSPFPQSWGFIGTPSAFWMFVKMAAVLYWYLWIRATFPRYRYDQIMRLGWKVLIPIGFAYIVVLGVWMISPLNLWK is encoded by the coding sequence ATGCAAGAATGGTTCCAAAACCTCTTTGCCGCAACGCTCGGTCTGGGCGATTTGGGTATCACCGTAGGCTTGGTGGTATCCGTCATCGTCAAAATCGTGATTATCCTGATTCCGCTGATTCTGACCGTTGCCTACCTGACGTATTTCGAACGTAAAGTCATCGGCTTTATGCAGCTTCGTGTCGGCCCGAACGTAACCGGTCCGTGGGGTCTGATTCAGCCGTTTGCCGACGTGTTCAAACTCTTGTTTAAAGAGGTAACTCGTCCGAAGCTGTCAAACAAAGCCCTGTTCTACATCGGCCCGATTATGTCGCTTGCACCGTCTTTTGCGGCGTGGGCAGTGATTCCGTTCAACGAAGAATGGGTACTGACCAACATCAATATCGGCCTTTTGTACATCCTGATGATTACCTCGCTGTCGGTTTACGGCGTGATCATCGCGGGCTGGGCTTCTAACTCAAAATATTCGTTCTTGGGTGCAATGCGTGCTTCCGCGCAAAGCATTTCCTACGAGATTGCCATGAGTGCCGCACTGGTGTGTGTCGTGATGGTATCGGGCAGTATGAACTTCTCCGACATCGTTGCCGCACAAGCCAAAGGTATTGCCGGCGGCTCGGTATTCTCTTGGAACTGGCTGCCGCTCTTCCCAATCTTCATCGTCTATCTGATTTCCGCCGTTGCAGAAACCAACCGCGCGCCGTTTGACGTGGCAGAGGGTGAGTCCGAAATCGTTGCCGGTCACCACGTTGAATATTCCGGCTTCGCATTCGCGCTGTTCTTCCTTGCCGAATACATTTTCATGATTCTGATTGCCGCTCTGACATCGCTGATGTTCCTCGGCGGCTGGTTGTCTCCGTTCCCGCAAAGCTGGGGCTTTATCGGTACGCCTTCCGCATTCTGGATGTTTGTGAAAATGGCGGCGGTTCTGTACTGGTATCTGTGGATCCGTGCAACTTTCCCACGCTACCGTTACGACCAAATCATGCGTTTGGGCTGGAAAGTGCTGATTCCGATCGGCTTCGCCTACATCGTGGTTTTGGGTGTGTGGATGATTTCACCGCTGAATTTGTGGAAATAG
- the nuoI gene encoding NADH-quinone oxidoreductase subunit NuoI: MANLVKTFLLGELVKGMGVTLKNFFARKDTIYFPEEKTPQSVRFRGLHAQRRYPNGEERCIACKLCEAVCPAMAINIESEEREDGTRRTKRYDIDLTKCIFCGFCEEACPTDAIVETHIFEYHGEKKGDLHMTKPILLAIGDKYEAEIAKRKAADAPYR, encoded by the coding sequence ATGGCTAATTTAGTAAAAACCTTCCTGCTGGGCGAATTGGTGAAAGGCATGGGCGTAACGCTCAAAAACTTCTTCGCCCGCAAAGACACGATTTACTTCCCCGAAGAAAAAACGCCGCAATCCGTGCGTTTCCGCGGCCTGCACGCGCAACGCCGTTATCCGAACGGCGAAGAGCGCTGTATTGCGTGTAAATTGTGCGAGGCAGTTTGTCCAGCAATGGCGATTAACATTGAATCGGAAGAACGCGAAGACGGCACCCGCCGCACCAAGCGTTACGACATCGACCTGACCAAGTGTATCTTCTGCGGTTTCTGCGAAGAGGCCTGCCCGACCGATGCGATTGTAGAAACCCATATTTTTGAATACCACGGCGAGAAAAAAGGCGACTTGCACATGACCAAGCCGATTCTTTTGGCCATTGGCGACAAATACGAAGCTGAAATCGCCAAACGCAAAGCCGCTGACGCGCCGTATCGTTAA